The window ACAGCCCCTCCCatggccccccaccccaggagcagCTGGGGGCCAGCCGGCTGTCACAGCTCTGGTAGAAGTGAGGTGGAGGCGGCCAACCGTGCAAGGAAGAGAGGAGCACACTTTTAATTCACATTTGCCCCAGGGCTGCGCTCTTTCACACAGAGATGAGGTCAGCGTGGGTGGGAGGCCCAGCTGGGAATGGGGCCTGACCCCACTGTAGGCAACTGACAGGGGCAGGAGGGGCGCTTCCTTCTGGCTGCTCCACTCCAGCTCTGAGCCTTGACCTCCCCTGGGGCAAACCAGACTGACCAAGGACCAAGGAGCCAGGGTGGGGCCCAGAGCTGTCTTCCACCTTGATGGAGGTCCGCTGGAATTCCCAGGTACACAGCCCAGTTAGGTGTGTCCGCTCTGGCCCCTGAGGTCTGCCCTCTGTGTCCAGGAGGCTGTGCCCTCCACTGGGCGGTGCAGGTCCCCAACAGAAAGCCCTTGCGCCCTCATGGGGGCCCGTACAAGTCAGCCAGGCGGGAGAAACGGGGGCCCCATTCCCGGAGGCAGCTGTAGTCCTGGTCCTCATCGTCCAGGCTGGACAGGATGGAGCTCAGTGTCCCTGCCACGGAGCCGTCCCCCTCGTAGTCATAGATGAGAGCCGTGTCGTAGGGCGGGACGCTGGGGTCACTGTCCGCGGCCTCCAAACCCTGTGGAGAGGCCGGGGTCTCAGGACCAGCACATGCTGGCCGGGTGCCCTCCGCCACCGGCTGGGGCGAGGCCTGGAACCCggaaggggaggggggcagaggagGCCTAAGTGGAGGCAGAAGGTACTCAGAGCAGCTCGGAGCCCTGCGCTGCCCCTGCCCCAGAAGGCGATTAAAGGCAAATTTCCTCTGGGCGGTTCTCTTTCCTTAGTCTGTAGCCACCACCTCCCTATTCCGCTCCAGAGCGATGCCTCAGGCTTCGGAGGAGGGGGTAAGGGGCGCCCCCGGGGCACCTACGTCGTTGATGAAGTCCGCGATGTCTGCGGGGCTGGTGGGCAGCGCGCGGGTCACCTGGGGGCGCGCTCGGCCGAACGGGGCGTCTCTGCGCAGCGGCGGCCGTCCCGAGGAGGGGCCGAGGGCCGCCAGTTCTGCTGGGTGGCGCAGCTGGTCCATGTCGTAGGCGTCCTGAGGGCGGACGGAGCGCGTTCGGGTCAGCCGCAACCTTCGCGGGTAGGGAGGCTGCGGGCCAGCTGGGGCCCCTGGCCCTACCCGCAGCACTTGTAAGCCGCCCCGGCTCCCTCACCTggtcctcctccccgcccccctgtTCGTCGTAGTTAAGGATGTTGTCCCGGAGGTCGTCCTGCAGTCCGTGCAGAAGCCTCTTGTCCCAGGACTGCTGCCGGAACCGCGCCAGGAGGGCCACCAGCAGGGCGAGCACTGGGTGGGGTTCGGGGCGGAGGTCGGGGTCGGGTGGGGGTGGAGCGCGGGGCCGAGGGGAGCGCAGGGGGCGGGGGCCGGAGGGTGCGTGGGCTGCCGGGGGCGGGGCTAGAGGGCGGGTGGGGCTGCCAAGAGGCTGGGGTCCAAGGGCAAGGGCATGCGGGCGCCGGCACTCACAGAGCAGCAGGATGACGCTGGCCAGCAGGATGACCAGGGCACCTAGGCTGATGCCCGCGCCACCCGCCCGCAGTGCAGCGGCTCCCGGCAGGCAGGCGCCGTCCTGGCCGCAGCGGCACACGGTCACGTTCAGGGGCTGCTCGCGCTGCTGGGGCGGCTGTCCGGAGTCCTGGAGCAGCAGGCTGAGGCGGTGCAGCCCCTCCGGGACCCGGAGCCTTGGCCGCAGGCGCGCGTGGCTCACTGCAGAGGGCGCTTGCGGTCAAGCCGGGGCCGGGGGCGGCCGTACCCCTCCGTGCCTGTGCACCAGGAAGCAGCCGACTGGGTGGCGCTCCTGGCACGCTaggcctcggtttccccatccGTCCTCTGCGTCTGATAACCAATCCCTGCCAGGCCTGAGGGTGCACTAATGTGGCACCAGCGGGAACCTCCCCCAGGCTCTGAAccccaggggtgtgtgtgtggggggctcaCCATTAACCTGGCTGAGGCTCCAGTTCCGGGCCAGCTCTGGgaccctggggctcagctggaAGTGGAAGGGAGCCCCGTGGGGGGGCAGGTCCTCATCCGTGGCCCCCAAGAGAAGGCCAGAACCCCGGTCTGGTGTGCTGCACAGGCTGCCCCAAGGCGGGGACAGCTCAGGGGCGTGGTCGTTGACCTCCAGGATCTCAATGGACAGGGTCCCAGTGGCCGTGCTGGGTGGGGAAGCTGCAGGTGGGAGAGGCCTAGTGGGCCCCTGGCCCCTGCAGAGCCCCCGCCCACCCTGTAAGTCTGCTGAGTGGAGCGCCCGGCTGTCAGCTCTTGGGCAGCAGCAGGGGCCTCAGCTTGGATTAGGGAGCCCAGGAACCAGGCTGGGTTCCCCACTCACCATCATCTTGGGCCAGGATGATGGCCCTGTACCAGCCATCCTTGAGGAAGGGGGATGCGGGGCTGAGCACTCGCTGAGTCTGGACCTGGCCAGTGGCCCCATCTACCTGCAGCCAGTCCTCAGGGTCATAGTCCTTGGAGTAGCTGTTggtgaggaggggaggaaggtgcAGAATGGCACTGAGCCTGAGCAGAACTCCCAGAGGTgcgtagtcatgtgtagatgggagcacactcacacacacacttacacacacacacactcacacacacatacccccttTAAGCATAGTCCTCCCACAGCCTTAAGCTGGTGTTTTCTGTCCCAATCAACAGACGAAGAAACAGGCTTGGGTAGGGCAGGGGAGCTGCCCAGGCCCCATGGCCAGAGGTGACAGCCAAGACACACTGGTGGGCACAATGGATACAAACACAGACAAACagggccagggcagggggtgAAATCCAACACAGTGACAACCAGTCCCAGGGAGCAAGGGCTCCCCAGAATGGACAGGGCCAGACACCCAGAAGCTGGCCAACACAGACTGGTTGTGTAGGCATGTGCCATCTGGAGCCCAGCCCTGCCTACAGGATGAGGTCGTGTGAACAAGCACACAGGCCCTTGAGAGCCCCTGAGCCCTCAGTGACCACGCAGAGAAGCCCTCCGCCCTCTGGCCGGGTCTCTCATGGGAAGAGAATCCTCAGGACACAGGGCTGTGTACCCTTAGCTGTGCTCCTGCCCTGGCTGGGAGGCAGAGGGGTGGGCCCTCACCTGAGCCTCTGTGGCTGCTGTGTGTCAGGGTCCCGGGCAGAGAAGGTGGCCACAGGCGTTCCTGGGGCAGCCCCCTCAGCTAAGCTGGTCCGCAGTGGATTCTCCTGGAACACAGGTGCCTCGTTGACATCCCGCACCTGCACGCTGACCCTGGCCTGGCTCCGCTCAGCCCTGGGGGCAGCTGCCTGCAGGGGGGCCTCATTCTGCACGGCCACTTTGAGGTCATACCGCTCCCGACTCTCATAGTCCAGGGGCTGTAGGGGGAAGCAGGGTGGTGGCCCGTCAGGACTCTGGACCCCACATTCAGGGCACCCAGAGGCAGCTATAGGCTGGCGAGGCCTCTCCTGCTCTGTCCTCGGAgtgccttctttccttcttctttgtaGCCttggaaagataaaaactacGCAGAGAGAATAATGGGAAAATACTCTCGACACTCGAATGCCTGTCAGGTGTTGTGAGGTCAGTTTCCATCCCCTGGCCAGGCTTCCTCCTCAGTGACTCAAGCAGACAGTGATCTGGGTCTTATTGCTAAGAAGGTGTCTGGTGAATGTGGTTGAACTGACCTGTACAACCAGCTGACTGTAAATAAAGATGATCCTGGAGAACCTGGGCGGGTCTCATGTGTGGGTAAGTCTCTGAGAGCAAACCTGAGGCTTCCCCTAGGAAGATGGGATCCTGCCTCTGACACAGCCTCAGCTCCTGACTCTGCAGCTTCTCGCAGCCTTGAAGATTCTGGACTCTTCAGCTGCCCTCACAACCACCTGGCTGGCCAGCTCGAGTCAGTCTCTTGCAAGAAAGGTCTTCATATAGCGATagctacatctgtgtctctctgcaAATGTGTGTAGGCACATGTGTGTAGGCAtgggtgtgtatgtgcatgtgtgcacatgtatctCCTGCTGGTTTTGTCTCTGGTTGGCTGACACATGAGGCCTGTACTTGTGCACATTGATCACTTGCATTAAGGGGCAAAATATCAGAAATAACACATGGGCTTGGGGGCTGCCCACTCCGTTCAGCCCTGGCCCTCTGTGGTCAGCGTGGCCCCAGCCCACAGTCTGTGTTCTCAGTCCCCTCGGCTCCATTCTTAGGATGCACAGAGGGTCCAAACAGGCTTCCAGAGTGTAAGGAGAGGCTCCTTCCTCAGCTCACCTTCACCACAGACAGCACACCCTCGTTGGTCCTGGGGTCGGTGCGGATGGTGAACTGCCCATCGGGGTCACCCTCCAGGATGGTGAACCGGGCTGCCCAGTTGGGGGAGCCAGGCAGGTCCTGGTCCTCCACCTCAAGCCGCCCCACGTCCACTCCACTGACAGCCTCTGCGGCCTCCATGAAGAACTGTGGGAACCCAGCCCCATTACTCACTGGCAGGCGGGGGTGGGCGATGGTCCCCTGGGAGCTCACCCTCCTGCTACCTACATTCGGGGAGTCCAGGACCCAGGGAGCCCCCTCCAGGTTCAGCCATGCCCTGGGCGTGtcttcccctggagcagggctgcccccactcccacctaGGAGAAACTGGGGACACATCCTAACCCAGGGTCTCGGTGGCTTCCCTCCAGGGCCCTCCAGCTCCTAACATGCTCACAGGCCCCATGCTGGCCTCTAGCCTGGGGTCCTGCACAACCCACGCAGGGTGCCTCCTCTGAGCACCCAGCCTCCCAGTCCTCCGACAACCAGGATGGGGGGAGGGCAGCCCCGGGCAACAGCAGGTAGAGGTGGCACCTGGTCCCCAGTGAACTCAGGGGCGTTGTCATTGATGTCTTCCAGCGTGATGATGGCCGAGGCGGTGGCGGTAAGGCCGTCTCCAGACATGTCCGCCACCTGCAAGGTCAGATTGTACACGGCGACCACCTGGGGACACAGTGACGGGGGTCAGGACACCCAGGTGGAGCGCAGGGCAAGGCTGGTTGGCCACCTTAGGGCCTGGGGGGAAGGGCATGCATACTCCAGGAGGCTCCAGCTCCTGTCCTGCTCCCAAGCTCTGGAGCAAAACAGGCTGCCTGTCCTCTCAGGGTTGGATGGCACTACTGCTGACCCCAGACTCTGCCCCAGCCTGTGAGTAGGCAAGAGGTCAGCTGCCACATTGGATAAGTGCTTTGGGGGGCACCTGCTGCATGTGGGGGGCACGTCTCTGCCCTGGAGAGACAGGAGCAATGGCCAAGAGAGGGGACAGAGATAGCTAACATAGTGACTGGCCCTGGGGAAACCAAGGAGGATTTCCCGGAGGTGCCAATGccacacagaagcctggcagtgAGGGGCTGCAGGGGCCCCACAGAGAATGAGCAGACACTGTGGGGCCCAAGAGGTGAGGGGCACTTTTTGGTGGCCCTAACCCAGGCCAGGGAGCCCGACTGCTTTGCAGGCAATGAGGTGAGGGAgatttttcaacagaaaacaAGCTGAGGGCTCCTCATACTGTCTTTGCATCCAACGGCACAACCATCCACAAGGCAGGTCTGCGGGAGCCCAGGGCAACCGGGAGGGTCTGTGGCAATCAGCCTCTAGTGCGGACTGCCCCGTCCAGCTGTCAAGGTACAGCGGTGTGGCCTCACCTCGCGGTCCAGGCCCACTTGCACTGTGCGGATCTCCCCCGTGAGCGGGTCGATGCTGAAGAGCTGGGGGCCACCCTGCTCCAGGATGGAATACCGCAGCGCTGCATTGTCTGTCTCCGGATCGTCTGCATCCGTGGCCTCAGCCCTGGTCACGTAGGTGCCTGTGAAGGGCAGGGACATGTGGGGGTGATGCCCAGGGGTGCCTGCCTCAAGC of the Cervus canadensis isolate Bull #8, Minnesota chromosome 18, ASM1932006v1, whole genome shotgun sequence genome contains:
- the CDH15 gene encoding cadherin-15, with product MDAALLLALGLLAQSLCPSAGVPRLRQPRTLYPWRRAPTLGRVRRAWVIPPISVSENHKRLPFPLVQIKSDKQQLGSVIYSIQGPGVDEEPRGVFSIDKFTGKVSLNAMLDREKTDRFRLRAFALDLGGSTLEEPTDLEIVVVDQNDNRPVFRQEVFTGRVLEGAVPGTYVTRAEATDADDPETDNAALRYSILEQGGPQLFSIDPLTGEIRTVQVGLDREVVAVYNLTLQVADMSGDGLTATASAIITLEDINDNAPEFTGDQFFMEAAEAVSGVDVGRLEVEDQDLPGSPNWAARFTILEGDPDGQFTIRTDPRTNEGVLSVVKPLDYESRERYDLKVAVQNEAPLQAAAPRAERSQARVSVQVRDVNEAPVFQENPLRTSLAEGAAPGTPVATFSARDPDTQQPQRLSYSKDYDPEDWLQVDGATGQVQTQRVLSPASPFLKDGWYRAIILAQDDASPPSTATGTLSIEILEVNDHAPELSPPWGSLCSTPDRGSGLLLGATDEDLPPHGAPFHFQLSPRVPELARNWSLSQVNVSHARLRPRLRVPEGLHRLSLLLQDSGQPPQQREQPLNVTVCRCGQDGACLPGAAALRAGGAGISLGALVILLASVILLLLLALLVALLARFRQQSWDKRLLHGLQDDLRDNILNYDEQGGGEEDQDAYDMDQLRHPAELAALGPSSGRPPLRRDAPFGRARPQVTRALPTSPADIADFINDGLEAADSDPSVPPYDTALIYDYEGDGSVAGTLSSILSSLDDEDQDYSCLREWGPRFSRLADLYGPP